From one Nocardioides yefusunii genomic stretch:
- a CDS encoding Ig-like domain-containing protein codes for MKTYTRRTGAVVAGTALAVSAALGGLTATAAESWFSGDVTSVADPHRTQTALTLLDAAGAPVTSGSTSAPIAALAAAGAAVGTGATHAQLFAHLPRSGSAAGAWPGVQVSGTDRFTGTGAVTAPSTAAGKPYVRITSDAYTVADLVAALPNVETGASFAGVYELRLRTSSSTGGLSDDYAAAWIKVDGNRWSSTTAPIPGDSSTPVVTPTAVATTARATWPRLTYGQAGTVTVTVTGQGANRPTGDVTLSTGKTVLGKARLASTGTAKITVAAGAVQPGKQRLTLTYAGVKDRWRSSTVAGEVTVAKGKVSAPSAKVTTRATVKKKGKVTVTVATAKGLATPSGKVTLTLTKGKKKVKVTKALSKGKAVVTLPKLAKGTWKTKITYAGDSRYVARTTAASKATRVRVTAK; via the coding sequence ATGAAGACCTACACACGCAGGACCGGCGCAGTCGTCGCCGGCACCGCCCTGGCCGTCTCGGCGGCACTGGGCGGCCTGACCGCCACCGCGGCCGAGTCGTGGTTCAGCGGGGACGTCACCAGCGTTGCCGACCCGCACCGCACCCAGACCGCCCTGACCCTGCTCGACGCCGCCGGCGCCCCGGTGACCTCGGGCAGCACCTCGGCCCCGATCGCGGCTCTTGCTGCGGCCGGAGCCGCGGTGGGCACCGGAGCAACGCACGCCCAGCTCTTCGCGCACCTGCCCCGCTCCGGTTCAGCGGCGGGCGCCTGGCCCGGCGTCCAGGTGAGCGGCACCGACCGTTTCACCGGCACCGGCGCGGTCACCGCCCCGAGCACCGCGGCCGGCAAGCCGTACGTCCGCATCACCTCGGACGCCTACACCGTCGCCGACCTCGTCGCAGCCCTGCCGAACGTCGAGACCGGGGCCTCCTTCGCCGGCGTCTACGAGCTGCGCCTGCGCACCTCGTCGAGCACCGGTGGCCTCTCCGACGACTACGCCGCGGCGTGGATCAAGGTCGACGGCAACCGCTGGAGCAGCACCACCGCGCCGATCCCGGGCGACTCCTCGACTCCGGTGGTCACCCCCACTGCTGTCGCGACGACTGCCCGGGCCACGTGGCCCCGCCTCACCTACGGCCAGGCCGGCACCGTCACCGTCACCGTCACCGGGCAGGGCGCCAACCGCCCCACCGGCGACGTCACGCTGAGCACAGGAAAGACCGTCCTCGGCAAGGCCCGTCTGGCGAGCACCGGCACCGCGAAGATCACCGTCGCCGCGGGCGCCGTGCAGCCGGGCAAGCAGCGCCTGACGCTGACCTACGCCGGCGTCAAGGACAGGTGGAGGAGCAGCACCGTGGCTGGAGAGGTCACCGTGGCCAAGGGCAAGGTCTCTGCCCCCTCCGCCAAGGTGACCACCCGCGCCACCGTCAAGAAGAAGGGAAAGGTCACCGTCACCGTGGCCACCGCGAAGGGGCTCGCGACCCCGAGCGGCAAGGTGACCCTGACCCTGACCAAGGGCAAGAAGAAGGTCAAGGTCACCAAGGCGCTGTCAAAGGGCAAGGCCGTCGTGACACTGCCCAAGCTGGCCAAGGGCACCTGGAAGACGAAGATCACCTACGCCGGCGACAGCCGTTACGTCGCGCGCACCACCGCTGCCAGCAAGGCCACCCGCGTCAGGGTCACCGCCAAGTGA
- a CDS encoding phosphate ABC transporter ATP-binding protein, protein MPWTSGAHRAHRSAPEVAAEPATLEARAVSAWFGERKVLDRVSLTMPAGQVTALIGPSGCGKSTFLRTLNRMHELVPGAALAGEVLLEGVDLYDAERRLTDARRQVGMVFQKPNPFPAMSIQENVLAGLHLTGARLDRDAEESLVEESLRRAGLWNEVKDRLRQPGSALSGGQQQRLCIARSLAVKPRVLLMDEPCSALDPTSTRVVEETITQIAEQVTIVIVTHNMQQAHRVSDQCAFFLASHGTPGVIVEHGPTEAMFSEPQDQRTSDYVNGRFG, encoded by the coding sequence CTGCCGTGGACCAGCGGCGCACACCGCGCACACCGCAGCGCCCCCGAGGTCGCGGCCGAACCGGCCACCCTCGAAGCCCGGGCGGTCTCGGCGTGGTTCGGCGAGCGCAAGGTCCTCGACCGCGTCTCCTTGACCATGCCTGCCGGTCAGGTCACCGCGCTGATCGGGCCCTCGGGCTGCGGCAAGTCCACGTTTCTGCGCACGCTGAACCGGATGCACGAGCTGGTGCCCGGCGCCGCCCTGGCTGGCGAGGTGCTGCTGGAGGGCGTCGACCTCTACGACGCCGAACGACGTCTCACTGACGCCCGACGCCAGGTGGGCATGGTGTTCCAGAAGCCCAACCCGTTCCCGGCGATGTCGATCCAGGAGAACGTCCTGGCCGGGTTGCACCTCACCGGCGCGCGCCTCGACCGCGACGCGGAAGAGAGCCTGGTCGAGGAGTCGCTGCGTCGCGCCGGACTCTGGAACGAGGTCAAGGACCGCCTGCGTCAGCCCGGTTCGGCACTCTCCGGCGGCCAGCAACAGCGCCTCTGCATCGCCCGATCGCTCGCGGTGAAGCCCCGCGTCCTGCTGATGGACGAGCCCTGCTCGGCCCTGGACCCCACCTCCACCCGCGTGGTGGAGGAGACGATCACCCAGATCGCCGAGCAGGTGACGATCGTCATCGTGACCCACAACATGCAGCAGGCCCACCGCGTCTCCGACCAGTGCGCCTTCTTCCTCGCCTCGCACGGCACCCCGGGCGTGATCGTCGAGCACGGCCCCACGGAGGCGATGTTCTCCGAGCCCCAGGACCAGCGGACCTCG